In Thermodesulfovibrionia bacterium, the DNA window TTCCTATCTCTCCGCCCTCTTTTGTGATAAAGGAATTGAGCGCCATGTTCTGCGCCTTGAAGGGCGCGACCTTGATGCCCATATCCCTGAATATCCTGCAGAGGCCTGCAACAATGACGCTCTTTCCTGCGCCGGAACCTGTTCCCTGTATCATTAATGCCTTAGCCATAGTTCACCCCACGTAGTTGATACACTTTACAACCGGATAATCCCACATCTCGACAATATTCAAACATCCGTAATCCTGTTCAACCCTGAATATATTCTCAAGCGGAATGCCGAGCAGATGGCAGAGTATCACTCTGTTAATCCCGCCATGAGCGACGATCGCGATATTCTCTCCCTGATGCTTTTCAATGATCTCACTAAAAACCTTCAATGCCCTATCTCTTAATTCGATGGTGCTTTCTCCATTCATCGGGCTGAACTCAAAGGGGTTGGCAGCCCATGCATTAAAGGCATCAGGCCATTTCTCCCTGATCTCATCAAAAGACATTCCCTCCCACAGGCCAAAATTGCGTTCTCTCAGTTCAGGCATGATGATCGGTTTCAGTCCATACGGGTCAGCAATTATCTCCGCGCTCTTTACTGCGCGAGAAAGGTCGGAGCAGTAGACAGCGTTAATCTTTTTTTGCCCCCTCTTAGATAAGAGGGGGATGGGGGAGTTATTTAAATACCCCGCCAGCCGCTTGATCTGTTCTATTCCGTTGGCAGACAAAGGAACATCAATATGCCCCTTGTATCTTTTTGTCTCCGCGCCCTCTGTCTCTCCATGCCTTATGAGGTAAAGTTTCGTAAGCATATCACCGCCATCATTAAAAATAATATCTCTGACAATTCAGATACCGCGCCGAATGTATCGCCTGTCATTCCGCCAAACCTTCTGCCGCAAAACCAGACCGTTATCAATGAGAATATATAGAGCGCAGGCAAAGAGAAAGCAACATGAGCAAGGTCAGGTTTATGAAAGATCACAAAGACAGCAAGTAAAGAGAAGATAAGGCTCAGAGCAGTTGCCGTAAGTAATTCCTTTACTCCCACATTCTCAATAAATGCCTTGCCAAGCCCATCTGCTCTTGCTGACCTGCAGTGGAAGATCGCAGGCACCATCGCCCAGCGGGAATATATCGGCAATAAAAACAGTATT includes these proteins:
- the cobC gene encoding alpha-ribazole phosphatase produces the protein MLTKLYLIRHGETEGAETKRYKGHIDVPLSANGIEQIKRLAGYLNNSPIPLLSKRGQKKINAVYCSDLSRAVKSAEIIADPYGLKPIIMPELRERNFGLWEGMSFDEIREKWPDAFNAWAANPFEFSPMNGESTIELRDRALKVFSEIIEKHQGENIAIVAHGGINRVILCHLLGIPLENIFRVEQDYGCLNIVEMWDYPVVKCINYVG